The following proteins are co-located in the Micromonospora viridifaciens genome:
- the metH gene encoding methionine synthase — protein sequence MRTSLLDVLAERILIADGAMGTMLQAADLTLDDFDGLEGCNEILNLTRPDVVRGVHEAYLAAGADCVETNTFGANLPNLAEYGIGGRIRELSEAGARLAREAADAYATPEQPRFVLGSIGPGTKLPTLGHATYASLRDAYQQNAAGLVEGGSDALIVETCQDLLQVKAAVIGSKRAMAELGRRVPIICHVAVETTGTMLLGSEIGAALTAIEPLGVDLIGLNCSTGPAEMGEHLRYLSRHSRIPLSVMPNAGLPVLTAEGAYFPLTPVEMADALEQFVTDYGVALVGGCCGSTPEHIRVLVERLRGTRPVAREPQPEAGVSSIYHHMPFAQDAGVLMVGERTNANGSKAFREAMLAGDWQACVEIARSQARDGSHLLDLCVDYVGRDGTQDMRELAGRFATASTLPIMLDSTEPAVIEAGLEMLGGRCVVNSVNFEDGDGPQSRYARVMPVVREHGAAVVALLIDEEGQARTKDWKVRVAARLIEDLTGRWGLRREDILIDALTFPIATGQEETRRDGVETIEAIREIAARYPGVNFTLGISNVSFGLNPAARQVLNSVFLHECTQAGLTSAIVHASKILPMSKIPDEQREVALDLVYDRRREGYDPVQRFIELFEGVDAASARATRAEELAALPLEERLKRRIIDGERNGLEADLDTAMAEGRSALSIINDLLLDGMKVVGELFGSGQMQLPFVLQSAEVMKTAVAYLEPHMEKTDDDGKGRIVLATVKGDVHDIGKNLVDIILSNNGYEVVNIGIKQPINAILEAAEQHRADAIGMSGLLVKSTVIMKENLTEMATRGVAERWPVLLGGAALTRAYVEDDLRSMFPGQVHYARDAFEGLSLMDRVMAAKRGGAPVVDPEREAALAARRERRERQRAMVREALPELDDASVRSDVATDVEVPTPPFFGTRVVKGVPLADYAALLDERATFLGQWGLRGARGGKGPSYEELVETEGRPRLRYWLDRLTADQVLEAAVVYGYFPAYAEGNDLVVLDENGHAERARFSFPRQRQERRLCLADFFRPKGDQLDVVALQLVTVGQPISEYTAKMFAGNEYRDYLEVHGLSVQLTEALAEYWHRRIRSELTLPGGRTVADDDPADLAGLLGTDYRGCRYAFGYPACPDLEDRAKIVELLGAERIGVQLSEEFQLVPEQATDAIVVHHPEANYFNAK from the coding sequence GTGCGGACTTCGTTGCTCGATGTGCTGGCGGAGCGGATCCTCATCGCCGACGGGGCGATGGGGACGATGCTCCAGGCGGCCGACCTGACCCTGGACGACTTCGACGGGCTCGAGGGTTGCAACGAGATCCTCAACCTGACCCGGCCGGACGTCGTCCGTGGCGTGCACGAGGCGTACCTGGCGGCGGGGGCGGACTGCGTCGAGACCAACACCTTCGGCGCCAATCTGCCGAACCTCGCCGAGTACGGCATCGGCGGGCGGATCCGGGAGCTGTCCGAGGCGGGGGCGCGGCTGGCCCGGGAGGCCGCCGACGCGTACGCCACGCCCGAGCAGCCCCGCTTCGTGCTCGGCTCGATCGGCCCGGGCACCAAGCTGCCCACCCTCGGCCACGCCACGTACGCCTCGCTGCGCGACGCGTACCAGCAGAACGCCGCCGGCCTGGTCGAGGGCGGCTCGGACGCGCTGATCGTGGAGACCTGCCAGGACCTGCTCCAGGTCAAGGCCGCCGTCATCGGGTCCAAGCGGGCGATGGCCGAGCTCGGGCGGCGGGTGCCGATCATCTGCCACGTCGCCGTCGAGACCACCGGCACCATGCTGCTGGGCAGCGAGATCGGGGCGGCGCTGACCGCGATCGAGCCGCTCGGGGTGGACCTGATCGGGCTCAACTGCTCGACCGGCCCGGCGGAGATGGGTGAGCACCTGCGCTACCTGTCCCGGCACTCGCGCATCCCGCTGTCGGTGATGCCGAACGCCGGGCTGCCCGTGCTGACCGCCGAGGGGGCGTACTTCCCGCTGACGCCGGTGGAGATGGCCGACGCGCTGGAGCAGTTCGTCACCGACTACGGCGTCGCGCTGGTGGGTGGCTGCTGCGGCAGCACCCCGGAGCACATCCGGGTGCTGGTCGAGCGGCTGCGCGGGACGCGGCCGGTGGCCCGCGAGCCGCAGCCGGAGGCGGGCGTCTCGTCGATCTACCACCACATGCCGTTCGCCCAGGACGCCGGCGTCCTGATGGTGGGGGAGCGGACCAACGCCAACGGCTCCAAGGCGTTCCGGGAGGCGATGCTCGCCGGCGACTGGCAGGCCTGCGTGGAGATCGCCCGCAGCCAGGCCCGGGACGGCTCGCACCTGCTGGACCTCTGCGTCGACTACGTCGGCCGGGACGGCACGCAGGACATGCGGGAGCTGGCCGGCCGGTTCGCCACCGCCTCCACGCTGCCGATCATGCTGGACTCCACCGAGCCGGCGGTGATCGAGGCCGGCCTGGAGATGCTCGGCGGGCGCTGCGTGGTCAACTCGGTGAACTTCGAGGACGGCGACGGCCCGCAGTCCCGCTACGCCCGAGTGATGCCGGTGGTCAGGGAGCACGGCGCCGCCGTGGTCGCCCTGCTCATCGACGAGGAGGGCCAGGCCCGGACCAAGGACTGGAAGGTACGCGTCGCGGCGCGACTGATCGAGGATCTGACCGGCCGCTGGGGGCTGCGCCGGGAGGACATCCTCATCGACGCGCTGACCTTCCCGATCGCCACCGGCCAGGAGGAGACCCGCCGCGACGGGGTGGAGACGATCGAGGCGATCCGGGAGATCGCCGCCCGGTATCCGGGGGTCAACTTCACCCTGGGCATCTCCAACGTCTCGTTCGGGCTGAACCCGGCCGCCCGGCAGGTGCTCAACTCGGTCTTCCTGCACGAGTGCACGCAGGCCGGGCTGACCTCGGCGATCGTGCACGCCAGCAAGATCCTGCCGATGTCGAAGATCCCGGACGAGCAGCGCGAGGTCGCCCTCGACCTGGTCTACGACCGCCGCCGCGAGGGCTACGACCCGGTGCAGCGGTTCATCGAGCTCTTCGAGGGCGTGGACGCCGCCTCGGCGCGCGCCACCCGGGCCGAGGAGCTGGCCGCACTGCCGTTGGAGGAGCGGCTCAAGCGCCGGATCATCGACGGGGAGCGCAACGGCCTGGAGGCCGATCTGGACACCGCCATGGCCGAGGGGCGCTCCGCGCTGTCCATCATCAACGACCTGCTGCTGGACGGCATGAAGGTGGTCGGCGAGCTGTTCGGCTCCGGCCAGATGCAGCTGCCGTTCGTGCTCCAGTCCGCCGAGGTGATGAAGACCGCGGTGGCGTACCTGGAGCCGCACATGGAGAAGACCGACGACGACGGCAAGGGGCGCATCGTCCTCGCCACCGTCAAGGGCGACGTGCACGACATCGGCAAGAACCTGGTCGACATCATCCTGTCCAACAACGGCTACGAGGTCGTCAACATCGGCATCAAGCAGCCGATCAACGCGATCCTCGAGGCGGCCGAGCAGCACCGGGCCGACGCGATCGGCATGTCCGGGCTGCTGGTCAAGAGCACGGTCATCATGAAGGAGAACCTCACCGAGATGGCCACGCGCGGGGTGGCGGAGCGCTGGCCGGTGCTGCTCGGCGGGGCGGCGCTCACCCGGGCGTACGTGGAGGACGACCTGCGGTCGATGTTCCCCGGCCAGGTGCACTACGCCCGCGACGCGTTCGAGGGGCTGTCCCTGATGGACCGGGTGATGGCGGCCAAGCGGGGCGGCGCGCCGGTGGTCGACCCGGAGCGGGAGGCGGCCCTCGCCGCCCGACGGGAGCGCCGCGAGCGGCAGCGGGCGATGGTGCGCGAGGCGCTGCCGGAGCTGGACGACGCCTCGGTCCGCTCCGACGTGGCCACCGACGTGGAGGTGCCCACCCCGCCGTTCTTCGGCACCCGGGTGGTGAAGGGGGTGCCGCTGGCCGACTACGCGGCGCTGCTCGACGAGCGGGCCACGTTCCTCGGCCAGTGGGGGCTGCGCGGCGCCCGGGGCGGCAAGGGCCCGTCGTACGAGGAGCTGGTGGAGACCGAGGGCCGGCCCCGGCTGCGGTACTGGCTCGACCGGCTCACCGCCGACCAGGTCCTGGAGGCGGCCGTGGTGTACGGCTACTTCCCGGCGTACGCCGAGGGCAACGACCTGGTGGTGCTGGACGAGAACGGGCACGCCGAGCGGGCCCGGTTCTCCTTCCCGCGGCAGCGGCAGGAGCGGCGGCTCTGTTTGGCGGACTTCTTCCGCCCGAAGGGCGACCAGTTGGACGTGGTGGCGTTGCAGCTGGTCACGGTCGGGCAGCCGATCAGTGAGTACACGGCGAAGATGTTCGCCGGCAACGAGTACCGCGACTATCTGGAGGTGCACGGCCTGTCGGTGCAGCTCACCGAGGCCCTCGCCGAGTACTGGCACCGGCGGATCCGGTCCGAGCTGACCCTGCCGGGCGGGCGTACCGTGGCCGACGACGACCCGGCGGACCTGGCCGGCCTGCTGGGCACCGACTACCGTGGCTGCCGGTACGCGTTCGGCTACCCGGCCTGCCCCGACCTGGAGGACCGGGCGAAGATCGTGGAGCTGCTGGGCGCCGAGCGGATCGGGGTGCAGTTGTCGGAGGAGTTCCAGCTGGTGCCGGAGCAGGCGACGGACGCCATCGTGGTGCACCACCCGGAGGCGAACTACTTCAACGCCAAGTGA
- a CDS encoding PAC2 family protein: MTEFDGLPVLRSPVAIAAFEGWNDAADASTAAVEHLEQIWQARQVAELDPEDFYDFQVSRPTITMADGETRRVEWPTTRFMVASPAGTERDVVLIRGIEPSMRWRTFCEQVLEICHSLEVERVVLLGALLADVPYTRPLPISGSASDVDAAKRYQLTPTRYDGPTGIVGVLHDACTRAEVDAVSFWVHVPHYANNPPCPKATLALLHRVEEVLDLPVPMADLAEEAAEWERRVRSAAEQDAELGEYVRELEERVGDAGITPLTGDEIAQEFEKYLRRRGGSAGPTAGSW; the protein is encoded by the coding sequence GTGACCGAGTTCGACGGGCTGCCGGTGCTGCGCTCCCCGGTCGCCATCGCGGCCTTCGAGGGCTGGAACGACGCCGCGGACGCCTCCACCGCGGCGGTGGAGCACCTGGAGCAGATCTGGCAGGCTCGGCAGGTGGCCGAGCTGGACCCGGAGGACTTCTACGACTTCCAGGTGAGCCGGCCGACCATCACCATGGCCGACGGCGAGACCCGCCGGGTGGAGTGGCCGACCACCCGCTTCATGGTGGCCAGCCCGGCGGGCACCGAGCGGGACGTGGTGCTGATCCGCGGCATCGAGCCGAGCATGCGCTGGCGCACCTTCTGCGAGCAGGTGCTGGAGATCTGCCACAGCCTGGAGGTCGAGCGGGTGGTCCTGCTCGGCGCGCTGCTGGCCGACGTGCCGTACACCCGGCCCTTGCCCATCAGCGGCAGCGCCTCGGACGTCGACGCCGCCAAGCGCTACCAGCTCACCCCCACCCGCTACGACGGGCCGACCGGCATCGTCGGCGTGCTGCACGACGCCTGCACCCGGGCCGAGGTCGACGCGGTGTCGTTCTGGGTGCACGTGCCGCACTACGCCAACAACCCGCCCTGCCCCAAGGCCACGCTGGCGCTGCTGCACCGGGTCGAGGAGGTGCTCGACCTGCCGGTGCCGATGGCCGACCTGGCCGAGGAGGCGGCCGAGTGGGAGCGGCGGGTGCGCAGCGCCGCCGAGCAGGACGCCGAGCTGGGCGAGTACGTCCGCGAGCTGGAGGAGCGGGTCGGTGACGCCGGCATCACCCCGCTGACCGGGGACGAGATCGCCCAGGAGTTCGAGAAGTACCTGCGCCGCCGCGGCGGCTCCGCCGGCCCGACCGCCGGCTCCTGGTAG
- a CDS encoding GntR family transcriptional regulator — translation MQINPGAAEFPHRQIAAQLKAQVRRGDWGPGERLPSIPAIAEMFGVAKQTVQRAVDQLRVEGILITKPGSGTYVRGTRRRLNRLSRGRYGGFRGYHTDLAARYKQQLVSVGRAPAPPEVADAFGVPDGTELLCRRHLVRTDESPVEVGASWFLPADTTGTTLERAEAFGRPLYQEAEEATGRRYVTATDTISARQPSREEAETLQIRPDTPVLHLLHVAYDAHRKPIEVAQATWPGPMTTLTEEYKIPAPAPDQDPNPGLILA, via the coding sequence ATGCAGATCAACCCGGGCGCGGCCGAGTTCCCGCACCGGCAGATCGCCGCGCAGCTCAAGGCCCAGGTGCGCCGCGGCGACTGGGGGCCGGGCGAGCGGCTGCCGTCCATCCCGGCCATCGCCGAGATGTTCGGCGTCGCGAAGCAGACCGTGCAACGCGCCGTCGACCAGCTGCGGGTCGAGGGCATCCTGATCACCAAGCCCGGCTCCGGTACGTACGTCCGGGGCACCCGGCGCCGGCTGAACCGGCTCTCCCGTGGCCGGTACGGCGGCTTCCGGGGCTACCACACCGATCTCGCCGCCCGGTACAAGCAGCAGCTCGTCTCCGTCGGCCGGGCCCCCGCCCCGCCCGAGGTGGCGGACGCGTTCGGCGTGCCCGACGGCACCGAGCTGCTCTGCCGACGGCACCTGGTCCGCACCGACGAGTCGCCGGTCGAGGTGGGCGCCTCCTGGTTCCTGCCCGCCGACACCACCGGCACGACCCTGGAACGGGCCGAGGCGTTCGGCCGCCCGCTCTACCAGGAGGCCGAGGAGGCCACCGGCCGCCGGTACGTCACGGCGACCGACACGATCAGCGCCCGCCAGCCCAGCCGGGAGGAGGCGGAGACCCTCCAGATCCGGCCGGACACCCCGGTCCTGCACCTGCTGCACGTCGCGTACGACGCACACCGCAAGCCGATCGAGGTCGCCCAGGCCACCTGGCCCGGCCCGATGACCACCCTCACCGAGGAGTACAAGATCCCCGCCCCAGCCCCGGACCAAGACCCCAACCCCGGCCTAATCCTCGCCTAA
- the mshC gene encoding cysteine--1-D-myo-inosityl 2-amino-2-deoxy-alpha-D-glucopyranoside ligase, with amino-acid sequence MESWAGHEVPRLPGSGEPLRLYDSARQGVHPSRPDGVAAMYVCGITPYDATHLGHAATMITFDLVQRMWRDAGLTVRYVQNVTDIDDPLLERAERDGEDWKVLAMRETALFREDMEALRIIPPAHYVGAIESIPDIVEKVLVLLKDGAAYRLDDGTGDVYFDITAAPAFGYESNLSRQQMLEIFPERGGDPARAGKRDPLDPLLWRGAREGEPSWPGGDLGAGRPGWHIECTVIALNLLGDRISVQGGGNDLLFPHHECSAAHAERLTGQAPFADHYVHAGMIGLDGEKMSKSKGNLVFVSRLRADQVDPMAVRLALMGGHYRTDRAWTDDLLAAAQQRLARWRRAAAAPAGPSGAELLAGVRARLADDLDTPGALALADAWAEQSLAGVAADAEAPKLFADAVDALLGIRL; translated from the coding sequence ATGGAGTCTTGGGCGGGACATGAGGTGCCACGGCTGCCGGGCAGCGGCGAGCCACTGAGGTTGTACGACTCGGCGCGGCAAGGTGTCCACCCCAGCCGGCCCGACGGGGTCGCCGCGATGTACGTCTGCGGCATCACCCCGTACGACGCGACCCACCTCGGGCACGCCGCCACCATGATCACCTTTGACCTGGTGCAGCGGATGTGGCGGGACGCCGGCCTGACCGTGCGGTACGTGCAGAACGTCACCGACATCGACGATCCGCTGCTGGAGCGGGCCGAGCGCGACGGCGAGGACTGGAAGGTCCTGGCCATGCGGGAGACCGCCCTGTTCCGCGAGGACATGGAGGCGCTGCGGATCATCCCGCCGGCGCACTACGTCGGCGCGATCGAGTCGATCCCGGACATCGTCGAGAAGGTCCTCGTGCTGCTCAAGGACGGCGCGGCGTACCGGCTCGACGACGGCACCGGGGATGTCTACTTTGACATCACCGCCGCGCCGGCGTTCGGCTACGAGTCCAACCTGTCCCGTCAGCAGATGCTGGAGATCTTCCCGGAACGCGGCGGCGACCCGGCCCGGGCCGGCAAGCGCGACCCGCTCGACCCGCTGTTGTGGCGCGGGGCCCGGGAGGGCGAGCCGTCCTGGCCCGGCGGCGACCTGGGCGCCGGCCGGCCCGGCTGGCACATCGAGTGCACGGTGATCGCGCTGAATCTGCTCGGCGACCGGATCAGTGTGCAGGGCGGCGGCAACGACCTGCTCTTCCCGCACCACGAGTGCTCGGCGGCGCACGCCGAGCGGCTGACCGGCCAGGCGCCGTTCGCCGACCACTACGTGCACGCCGGCATGATCGGCCTGGACGGCGAGAAGATGTCGAAGTCCAAGGGCAACCTGGTCTTCGTCTCCCGGCTGCGGGCCGACCAGGTGGACCCGATGGCGGTCCGGCTCGCCCTGATGGGCGGGCACTACCGCACGGACCGGGCCTGGACCGACGACCTGCTCGCCGCGGCGCAGCAGCGGCTGGCCCGCTGGCGTCGGGCCGCCGCCGCGCCGGCCGGGCCGTCCGGGGCCGAGCTGCTGGCCGGGGTACGCGCCCGCCTCGCCGACGACCTCGACACTCCCGGCGCCCTGGCGCTGGCCGACGCCTGGGCCGAGCAGTCCCTGGCCGGCGTCGCCGCCGACGCGGAGGCCCCGAAACTCTTCGCCGACGCCGTCGACGCCCTCCTCGGCATCCGCCTCTAA
- a CDS encoding SCO1664 family protein produces the protein MTSSELQPRQDGAAALRLLTDGELALEGRLVDASNTTLRGILTLDGLTARCVYKPVRGERPLWDFPDGTLAGREVAAYLVSRATGWDLVPPTVLRDGPFGPGSCQLWIDEPEEVEPLVGFVPAAAVPPRWFPVAAARDDDGAPYALAHADDPRLARLAVLDAVINNADRKGGHVIAGPDDRIYGVDHGVCFHVEEKLRTVLWGWAGRQLPTDAAEMLAGLAGQLTGPLGDELAEHLTLREVAELAARVDRLGETGRFPLPPQDWPAMPWPPM, from the coding sequence GTGACCTCGTCGGAGCTCCAGCCCCGACAGGACGGCGCCGCCGCGCTGCGACTGCTCACCGACGGTGAGCTCGCCCTCGAGGGGCGGCTGGTTGACGCCTCCAACACGACCCTGCGCGGGATCCTCACCCTGGACGGGCTGACCGCGCGCTGCGTCTACAAGCCGGTCCGGGGTGAGCGCCCGCTCTGGGACTTTCCGGACGGCACGCTCGCCGGCCGGGAGGTGGCGGCGTACCTGGTCTCGCGGGCCACCGGGTGGGACCTGGTGCCGCCGACCGTGCTGCGGGACGGGCCGTTCGGCCCCGGTTCCTGCCAGCTCTGGATCGACGAGCCGGAGGAAGTCGAGCCACTGGTCGGGTTCGTGCCGGCCGCCGCGGTGCCGCCGCGCTGGTTCCCGGTGGCCGCGGCCCGCGACGACGACGGCGCCCCGTACGCCCTCGCGCACGCCGACGACCCGCGCCTGGCTCGCCTCGCCGTCCTCGACGCGGTGATCAACAACGCCGATCGCAAGGGCGGCCACGTGATCGCCGGCCCCGACGACCGGATCTACGGGGTGGACCACGGCGTCTGCTTCCACGTCGAGGAGAAGCTGCGGACGGTGCTGTGGGGCTGGGCCGGCCGGCAGCTCCCGACGGATGCGGCGGAGATGCTGGCCGGGCTGGCCGGGCAGCTCACCGGGCCGCTCGGCGACGAGTTGGCCGAGCATCTCACCCTCCGCGAGGTCGCCGAGCTGGCGGCTCGGGTGGACCGGCTGGGGGAGACCGGCCGGTTCCCGCTGCCCCCGCAGGACTGGCCGGCGATGCCCTGGCCGCCGATGTGA